In Chromobacterium rhizoryzae, one genomic interval encodes:
- a CDS encoding glycosyl hydrolase family 18 protein, with product MSKLSLTLSALFGGAGLLLSSAAVFAAPACSAWSNAQTYNGGDYALYANKTWRAKWWTQNNQPGADQWGPWEERPAGECTPGGGDPGPGPGTGVPPEPTPTVGRHVGSYFAQWSIYGRNYKLRNLVDAGGDKKLTFLNYAFGNVYADGKCGMVTRAENGNGDGGDAWADYQKSFGANESVDGKADAWSDPLRGNFNQLRKLKLANPSLKVLISLGGWTWSKNFGKFAATDAGRKTMVASCIDLYLKGNLPVGENAGGAGAAKGVFDGIDIDWEYPGGGGLPTNSVDPNDKQNFTLLMAEFRSQLDALTAQNKRRYYLTAAIGSGVDKIRQTEPAKYAAYMDWINVMTYDFNGGWDAKGPTNFQSNLFRDPAAPVTGDRVYYNVDDSIQTLVKGGVPKAKLNVGIPFYGRGWAGVAAGPKADGLYQVATGAGKGTYEAGIEDYKVLKSRSAKQFVHPVSKQLWTYDGNEFWSYDDPATIRTKLDYVRQQQLGGVFSWSLDGDDAQGTLLKTTSEVRQDAAAAKKKAAAKASAASPLK from the coding sequence ATGTCGAAACTTTCGTTGACGTTGTCGGCGCTGTTTGGGGGGGCTGGCTTGTTGTTGAGCAGCGCGGCGGTGTTCGCTGCGCCGGCCTGCAGTGCGTGGAGCAATGCGCAGACCTATAACGGCGGCGATTACGCCTTGTACGCCAACAAGACCTGGCGCGCCAAGTGGTGGACGCAGAACAATCAGCCGGGCGCGGATCAATGGGGGCCGTGGGAAGAGCGGCCTGCCGGCGAATGCACGCCGGGCGGCGGCGATCCCGGCCCCGGACCGGGCACCGGCGTGCCGCCGGAACCGACGCCGACCGTGGGCCGTCATGTCGGCTCTTATTTTGCGCAATGGAGCATTTACGGCCGCAATTACAAGCTGCGCAATCTGGTGGACGCCGGCGGCGACAAGAAGCTGACCTTCCTGAACTACGCCTTCGGCAACGTCTACGCCGACGGCAAGTGCGGCATGGTGACCCGTGCAGAGAACGGCAACGGCGACGGCGGCGACGCTTGGGCCGATTACCAGAAATCCTTCGGCGCCAATGAGTCGGTGGACGGCAAGGCCGATGCCTGGAGCGATCCGCTGCGCGGCAACTTCAATCAGCTGCGCAAGCTGAAGCTGGCCAATCCTTCGCTGAAAGTGCTGATTTCGCTGGGCGGCTGGACCTGGTCGAAGAATTTCGGCAAATTCGCCGCCACCGACGCCGGCCGCAAGACCATGGTCGCGTCCTGCATCGATCTGTACCTGAAAGGCAATCTGCCGGTGGGCGAGAACGCCGGCGGCGCCGGCGCGGCCAAGGGCGTGTTCGACGGCATCGACATCGATTGGGAATACCCGGGCGGCGGCGGTCTGCCGACCAATAGCGTGGATCCCAACGATAAGCAGAACTTCACCTTGCTGATGGCGGAATTCCGCAGCCAGCTGGACGCGCTGACTGCGCAGAACAAGCGCCGCTACTACCTGACCGCGGCGATTGGCTCCGGCGTCGACAAGATCCGCCAGACCGAGCCGGCCAAGTACGCGGCCTATATGGACTGGATCAATGTGATGACTTACGACTTCAATGGCGGCTGGGACGCCAAGGGGCCGACCAACTTCCAGTCCAATCTGTTCCGCGATCCGGCGGCTCCGGTGACCGGCGACCGCGTCTACTACAACGTCGACGACTCGATCCAGACTCTGGTCAAGGGCGGCGTGCCCAAGGCCAAGCTGAACGTGGGCATCCCGTTCTATGGCCGCGGCTGGGCCGGCGTGGCAGCCGGACCCAAGGCCGATGGTCTGTACCAGGTGGCCACCGGCGCAGGCAAAGGCACTTACGAAGCCGGCATCGAGGACTACAAGGTGCTGAAGAGCCGTTCCGCCAAGCAGTTCGTGCATCCGGTCAGCAAGCAGCTGTGGACTTACGACGGCAACGAGTTCTGGAGCTACGACGACCCCGCCACCATCCGCACCAAGCTGGATTACGTGCGTCAACAGCAGCTGGGCGGGGTGTTCAGCTGGTCCTTGGACGGCGATGACGCTCAGGGCACTTTGCTGAAGACCACCAGCGAAGTCCGTCAGGACGCCGCCGCGGCCAAGAAGAAGGCGGCCGCCAAGGCCTCGGCCGCGTCGCCGTTGAAGTAA